The Tubulanus polymorphus chromosome 3, tnTubPoly1.2, whole genome shotgun sequence nucleotide sequence GAGTGGTGGGACCTCCCTGGTTATATCAAGTATACAATCATTAGATTGCGGGCAAAATTTTAGGTTTAAATATCCGATAAATCGTTTTCCGAGGTTCAACATGTGGAAAGATCAGTAACTCTTTTACACATTATGTGAATATTATGCGTATCATGTACAGATTTCGATTGGATATATTTGATATACCagatgatacatgtatatacgttTATATTATGATTCTAATAATCGTCACGTCTTGGACTTCGATTCCACACGAACGACCTCATCTATTATGTTTGTTGATTTAAACTCCTTTAATGTCACATAGCTTCGATTTATAGGCTAAACAATATCTATAGCCTGAGGTGCTGTATATATAATACGGCAGCATCGACTATGTATACAGAGTATTTATAAGCAAGTAAATCAGGCCGAGCTTTATAGAAGGCGGGAACGCAAGGCATGCTGTATCATGATTCAGTTAGGCCCTATAGCCTATGTCGTCGGTGAGCGTGCAGATCAAGTTCGTATCACGAACGGGAACAGAAGGGAATAAGGCAGTCCGCTCCGACCCGGTTGTATAGAACATTCTTGAACACAAGATGGATGCCATGGTATGATGCGTGCCATTGTGGTAGTATATGTAGGCCAGTGTACGCTGTAACGGCCTTATTTGACAGAATTGTAAATAGTTCTACAAGATCAATGCTGATAGCTGGTATCGGTAGGCGTATCGTTGATACATGTCAGGCGGTTTAGGAAATAGAAATATCCCCAAAATAGCGTTCATTCAACGATGATGCATTACTGACCTTGAGTATAGCCGTATCCACTCATTGTGTGTGAATATTAGAGTGAGATACTTTTTCGAAGAGCGTTTTCCTTTCACCACATGATATTCCACCCTATTCAGTTCAAGTGCCTTATCTGATAGCAATTCCGCTTATACCAATCTAGACAGACTGTGCACAGACTATGTTATTGCGGGGCGACTTCGAAAGCAACGCGCGACACCGCTCGTTCACTAGCGGAGTAGAGCTATAGAGCTATAGCATCGAGTTCCATAATATAAAAAGGTCGACGAATGGGAATAGGATATAGGGTTTCTGTCTGACTAACAAGGCCAGGGTCTCTCTCCTAACAATGATGGCGGGTTACTTGTTTCCAGAGAGAACCGACCACAAGAAGCTCGTGCTAATCTAAAACTCCAAATAGTGGTTTTAGTCCATTTAAAATCAAAGTTCGGAAACGACGCCAGTGATCTGTACTTTTAGACCGTACTGTAGCCTTTGCCATGCCTTTAGCCAAGGTGGCTCGCGCGCAGTGTTCCGAAGATTTCCTATGCgtagttttattttcaaaaagggcaCTCACACACGTAAATATTTACCTATAAACCGCTGGTAGTGTACTCTGAATACTCGTCCTTTTGCGATTATGTATCAaccctagtcagtaacctgtctgtggtttagtttcacgatcggatattttcacaaaccacatatttgttggtataagcccatccgattataaaaagcttaccaccaacgattaggtaactaactagtatCAACCCCATTTTGCCTGTTCGGATCTGCCTGCCTTTCATGATAAATCCTGACTAGGGCCTGTGTGTTCattataaaattcaattgTTTGTTTAATGCATTCAAACTTAAGAACCAAGTACAACTGAATGtctttataatattttatgaaaaattgacATGTTACCCTATGGCCCTAATGTCAAGAGTTCGATGATTGTGAATCTCCCGTACGTATAACTCAAAATCATATGATGATTATTAATAGCAACCCGATAGCGGAATGTGATCTTAATGGCTCTTGTTGAGTATGAGTAATGCGATTAGACGAGATAATTataactgaaaataatcattttttgatttgatgcgtttattcattatattccaACAAAAAAATCTTTAGGTTACACATGATAATATTTGTAAGAATATATCAAAGCTGTTTTCGTAGATTGTTTGCATATTTCAACTGTCTAAAtgataatacatgtaatacaTCCACGGCAGCACTTTTGCGGATAGTCTGGACAATGAACTTTCTGTTCTGAACCGTAAACCCAGTATCTCATATGTTTCTCCTTCAATCTGTATGCACATTCAGTCACCGGAACGCCACATAAACGTTGacgctgaaaataaataaacctcATAACCTAACCGTATTTCAGTGAGTCATACGATTTTCTTATGTCATATATACCTGTCTTAATATCCTCTCATTTGGAAATGCAACGCGATGCGATTCGACCAGTCGCgtagaattattatttatactGTCAACGGGATACGTTACTATCGGCCATACCTACATATTGAAATGCAcgaacatttttaaaaatcatgcTTAACACAATATAGTAAATGGTTTCGTTCTACAAATACTTATATGAAATTGTTTGCATGGATGTTAGCTTTGGATGatgaaaatcttaaaattcagATTTCTTCCAGAGCACCTGTGGGAGATCCTGTTCGTATATTGTAGCACTGGAGACGCTCTTGACGAGATTTTCGGGAATGCCGGCATGATACGTCTTAGGAATAAAATCGCTGACGTGATTGGTACTAAAATGTGAAACGtataaaaaaatgaatcaaatcaattactACAGAAGCATAGAATTTAGTGATGTATATCATAACATCGTCTTTCAAAGTCATTTCGTTACTCACAACGTGACAACTATTTGAACATATATCTTCAAATGACGATACCCCTGACAGGAGGCACATTGAGAGCGACCATCTCCATGACATGGTTTACATCTGCAACACGAAAAATGACTCTGGCCTGGGTTTGAATTTAAACTCAGCTTCTAGtatcaaaaaatgaatatttaaacCTTTACCGCTCTGCACTAGTGCCTGCGCAATGATCACATTGTTTAAATTCACCCTGAGTTGAAATGAATGGCACTCTGCCATGACATTTTGAACAGTTCACGTGGCCCTTTCCAAAACAAGTCCTACAGCGCAAAAATCCGCATCCCTGGCAGCGATGACAGAgctatgaatgtggatgataCGAACATAAAATCACAATCGTTACATGAGATTATTTCCGTTTCGACCTTTAGTAATATGGAACTATACGTAGACTTTTTCAAACTTACCACCGACCTTTCGGTATGGGGCACGCGAATTTCCTTTGTGTGATCTTTGTAAAATGAATCGGGGTTGATAACTATTTCCCAAGGGCCTGGGGCAGGTCCGTTATCAGGTCCGTCAATAGCACCGCCAGTATACGCTTCAAACTTGTAGGTCGCCTTTCGGCATTCAGCAAATGTCTCTAAACTGAGCTACGAAATGAGATTCATGCatattgtaaataaacatataattcATAAGCACCGATctattcatcatcaaaacaGATTCTCGATCTCTAGAAAACGTGGAAAATCTTACATGCAGGAGTGCAGTTGATGGCCGAATATCCTCTATTACCATGTCTTTGGCGGCTCTTCCAAAGCAGACGTTCTCTGCTACGAACTGCTCCATTGCTTTTTTGCACTCATCAGAAGACAAGGCAcgtctaaaatattttaaaacataaaaataaaaattttaaaacatgaaaGGGGGTATTGGCCGAACACATTGCATAAGCATCACTAGATCCTGCAAATATTTTGAGGCTTACCCAGAAAAATGCACATCAGCTGGCTGTGGACCCAACGGTGCTGACATGGCATCAGGAGGTGCCgtaaattttactgaaaatatatCCTTTAATAGATATACGTGTAAAATTTGAAGTTGTAACatgttatgaaaaaaaaactcacgTTGGTCGAATCCTGCTAATTGGTATCCATCAAACTGTGGTAACCTTGGAGGAGGTCCTTCGATGTCTTTATCTGGCAGTTTTCCACCCATATTTGGTTGCCATGCTATGcaattatctaaaagataCTGACATACATTACATAGTAGATTGAGGGTTAATAAGATGTGATGTATATAATTGTTCCTTGTATGATCAACAATACGACCTACCTCCCGGTCTCTCGGAAAAACATTTCTTTCTTTGACTTCTTCCAATAGCTAAGCCGTTCtcaaatttcttattttcgTTGCTGGGTGAATATGCGGATCCGCTTGTGGGAGGACCACCAATTTCGGGAGGCCCTCCATAGCCCCCAACCGCCGGTACGGGTTGACCTGTAAGATTTTATTTCTGGAATTTGACCACACGAATTCTGGTGTTAAACGTGAAGTTTTTTACAGTAACCACCCTACCTTCAAGTGTAACGAATACGTCGATATCAGACTGGAATGAATCTTGGTGAAAAAGGCTGCGGTGTCGCCATGAAGTTGATTGCGCCCTTAAAACGGCCATTGTCTACCTGGCTTTATTCGGTTGCTGTTCATCCTAGATCCGGTGCCGGGCTGATATGTCTCGATCCTTTACTGCTCTTTAGTCTATCTCActctaaaaataatgacacgattgaaaaattgtttgattgGGTGTGCCCTAGTATTAAGTACCACAAGATTTTGGGCTAATCGGTTCATCAATCGTTGGACATATTTTGACCCCATAAAGGGAACAAACCATATGGAATATAGATCAACCATCTATTTCTTTGTACGAATTGATTCCTTACATTGGTTCACCGAAAAGCTAATAGTTTCTTGAATAAATTGCTAGTTGCTTTAAATCAATACCGGAACTTGATCGAAGATTGCTCCATAATTAGACAAGATAAATGCACGTGTATTTTCTGTCTTTATTGTTCGCATTGTATATCGGTGAATTTCATCATCCGAAGATCAATAGAATTTACCTATCTCGGAGCAATGATTACGTGAAAACATCGATAATATTTTTCTCTTAATGTTATCCGTTTATTCGACGTAAATTTATGTATATTGTAGGTAGATGTTTGTTTCGTTGTGAAAAGCACAACCTTATGTTAGCggttttcgatatttttgaaagCAAATAAACATACCAGATTGTGCTCTTCGGCGATTACATATCATGTATTGTACATACGTATGTTTTCGCCACACCGCGAAATCCCAATTATTTTCAGGTTGAAATTGATCAGTACTAAATCGATGCGTCTATAAATATCTGATAGcatgatttattcaaaatcagGGGTAAGAGTATTTCTGTATTCCATTCATTTTAgcatttattcaaatacaCGAATAGGTGTATATCTAAATGTCCATGTTGTTTCGTGTTTTGaaaagttattttgtaatcgCTAAAGAATTTCGTTCAATATCGTTAAAACCAAGTTTACGAAAAGCTATTCATGCTCACCTTACAAATCTCCAGAAAAACGAAAAACCGTTGTATATATCCATATGTACCGCATTCGAGCTGTCACAGATTATGCATTTGCCAGTAGTACAATCTACCGCTGCATTTTAATATCAGATAGACATCTAATGAATACACGCGCTCTGTAATTGTGAAATTGTATCTCTCTTGCAGGGCGGTGCAGCAAATACTTATATGACGTCCAGAAACCCAACAATTATAGAATTTAACCCGAAAATAGCTTTTATACTTCCGAATGCCCTAAGATTGATAACACTAGATGGTAAATAACGCAAAATATTATGTTCGTGATGTTTGATGGAAAATCGATGTTGTTCGTTTTAACCACACCTATCGGTTCCAAACTAGATACGTATGAAACATCACAGTATATTGTATTCTTGTTGCCGCCATTAGGTAAACTGATAATATCTCAAATCGTTCGTCGGCGTCGCTATCCTGCTGATTGTGCGTAATCGAGCCAGTCTTTCTCTCAAAATGTCGGATAGCAATTTTGCACcgaacaaaaagaaaatagtCCGCCTAATGATGGTGATGATATTTACCCTTTCATGAGTAGCTTCATCTGTAAACAGATAGAATCTCTGCACCATTTTGATACATGTTGTCTCTGCTTGAGGCTTGCTTACATTTTTGTTCGATCGTTTCCAGAAATAAAAGAACACTACTATACacttgtttgaataaatacgtATTTTATTCGATACATTTATACATGGTAAATGGTGGTTTACAAGAATAATGACATTTGAAACatacttagaaaaacatttataacATAGAAATCCCTGTTTCTAAAGTTTCCTTGATCAAACgttttattcgacgtttcatgacgaaacgtcgaataagaTATTAGCTCAAGGAAATTTTTTGGACTCATCTTTCTTAAGTATtatgggattttatcttaaattGTCGTGACAACACGGATAGAGCGTTTCATCAGGCTTATTAGAAAAGaaccatttatttaaattttacGAACAATTCCTTCGGGAACAGTAATCTAATCATGCTTATAGGCGAAAAGTCTCTAGGTCATTATTACAACAGTCCGGTCGGAAAGTAACAGATGGCTAGAACTCCATATATTATTTAATTTGGAACAAAAATAGATGGATTATCAAGTATGGAGTCTTATAAACGACAAccaaatcatctttttctggAGGCTTAACAGattcttcaaatgatttgACAGACATGTTGACAACAACGATGCGGGGGGTCAGGTGCGTAGATCTTATCATCGAGACCGTAGACCCAAAAACAGCGCTCACTATCCTTCCATGTGTACCAGCACTGTGTTACTGGCACTCCACGCAAAACGTGACGCTGAAAAGACGTAGATGATAATTTCTTAATTGAATGgaaatgattatttcattatcaaaaatcaCTGTGTTAAATTTAGGATCGTTTATCTCGCAAATATGCACGGAGAACAGTTATACTTCGCTATTATCGTGATATTTATTTATGGCATCAGCGggataaaaacaaatcaaacagaaaactcATTATCCGATAGGCGAGTGAGAATATGAATAAAGCGCATGTCTATATGCAGTAGAAGATTACATCGTTGTATCAGAAATATCCAATTATGCGGctaaatatataacaaacGATCGATGATGTGTAGAAAATGGTTTTCAAGTTTCCAAGTTGTAGTGCCGCAGAGAACAATATACGTATATTATATGTTGTTAGGTAGTTTAcattttcgaaatgaaatcaatacgtGTGATACATACCTGTTTAATGAGTCTTTGATGCGGAAACGAGTCGTGATGCTCTTTAACCAATCGCTGGGATACGATATTAATCGCTTCAATATCATGAGTAGTGATCGGTGAGATCTTGAAATGTCAAAAATAAATCgcagtttttaatttttcattctacGTATCTAACGATAGCAGCAAAAATAATAGTATTTATTATCTATATATtggaaaaaataatgttaTTTTCTTGCTGAAACTGATGAAAATTTCTTTGTCTTAATTCTATTTTCTAGGAAATTGTTAAGTTTAGTACTACTGTAGTAGTTTGTTATAAAAACAAGTAGGTGCATACGTGAGTTTGTGTCTCCTGGAATACAGTCGTGCCGTCAGCAGATCGAATTAGATCATCGTGAAGACCAGTTTCTTCTAAGGTACAATCACTCATGTAATTAGTGCtgtaaatatcaataatattacCATCATTCATGATTCGCCAAACACCAAACCTGATTTAGATACAGGATCTATTTATTCGATCACAAATTGAGCTAGTGAATGGTTTTGAATTCGTTTCTTACTAATGGACACCTAGACATATGTAGATATTTAGATTTCCGAAGCCTTCGCAGATCGAACAAACCATTAGTCCACCTCCTTCACACATTGTACACCTAtagaatagaaatataaacaaaaatttcTCGGATTCCAATATATATTGAGATGTGTATACGTAATATCATACGACTTTGCAATTATCACTTGTGTTTTCCACTGGTTCCGCACAATTTACAAGTGGATGATGTCTTGGTGGTCGAAGTGTCAGAATGCGCCCTTCTACATTTGGTACAATCTGCTATACCCAGTGTCTCACATGTGGTACAACGTCGATATCCACGTCCACGGCATTCGTAACATGGCTAAAACATAAACTTGATTATCACACTGGCAGTTACGAAGCCCATGTATTTTAGTTAGGCGGTATGATCgctctagtttatacgtcttTAGACTTTAAAACGATTTAATTTTCGTCTTTAAGGTCCATCGTAGGGTTATTCTTTGTTAATTATACCGGCCGTGAAGGACACTCACCAAACTCTGCACGGATTCGACGATTCGTCTGTGTTTACTGTGAGTATGGAACATTTTCTCCGGAATACAATCGATTGACCAAGGGTCATCCAGTAACTTTGGTTCTGTCTGTGGAACTTGTGTTTGTTTCGTATTTGGTTCGATTTTAAGCATGACACTTCTTGTTTCTGCGAATGATTCGACGCCATACTGAAATAAAGACAGTTCTCTTTTACTCTGATATTTTTCTCTACTTCTTCCATATATATACTGCGTCTAGCGAAGACTCACGTGTAAAACTGTAGTGGGTTGAATTTTTGTGATGGTCATCATGTCGCCGAACCTTTTTCCATGAACACATTTCTTCTCCAGGTATTTACTGATTGCTTCTCGACAATCTGACTCTTTTTTGCAGCCGACTCTAAAAAAGCGTCCGAAAAGACAAATTATGCTTCGACCCATTCTTAGCAGCATTAGGTAAGACGATGGATATATTCAATTACGTGTGTATCGATTACCTTTCGAACTGATGCGGGTATGGATGATTTGTTGGAGTGCTAACAACCTCATGTGTCGACTCAAATGGAAGCAATATCTCTGCAATTCAGAAGATAATAACCCTAATAGCGGGAATATGACACATTACGTGATAGCACGTAGGTATCACATATTCGCTAATTCTACAGAACGTGGAATCTAAGTTGTTCATAATCCTACAATTCATATTCTTATGCATTTTTAGAACATTCCATGgcggatatttgaatgattcCCGATTTCACGATTGCATTTATACGATAGGTTATAATTAGCAGCAACACGTCGATGTCATGTGTTACGGAAGCCGGATAAGTTTCTGAACATCATGCGATTCATCGATGTTTACGTGATCTATATGACACGTAGTAAGCGAATATGCTGAAATCAGCATGAACATCTACATAGCTGTTCATTACCACGTCACGATTATTACCTTTATTCAGTTCAAGAAAAGGGTAGCCTTTGTACACGGGCAGTTTTATCGAATCTGGAAGATCAGTCCGCGCTGAAGGTATTTCCCCGCCTATACTTGGGTTCCACgctgacaaaacaaaaaataaatgcatGCATCATACGGATGTGTATAAGTTTTCTATAGAATTATCTCGgatgtttgaaaatatcaagacaGACCTCCCATGTATCGTCTTGATTCGGGGCCAAACGatgtagaatttcttttcGGTATTTGATTCGCCGAGTCTGTGGTTATATTTTTACTCGACGGTGGTCCTCCGAACGGACATGGACCACCGAAACTGCCAATCGCAGGAATAGGATCCCCTTTGATAGAAATTCAAGAATATGTCATCAAGAGCTGTTTGAAACGCAGCGGGAAAATGCGCATTTACTATGAAGAAGTAGACAGATGTGCTTTTTACATAAACCACACAACTACACGcgtaaaaagaaatgaaatggtGACCGGGTCAATCAAATTATTGCCGCTCGTTTATCGTTTCCGATGTGTTTCCTCTTTCGCTATTTTCACCACGGACAATTTCATTAGTGGCTGCCAAAGGAAGGAGCAGGGGCAAAGGCgcgacgaaaaaaaaaacaatttttgtaCCGTATTGATAAAACAACACGCGTGGATCGTTATTCAAGAAATAATCatccttctaagaaaaagGTGGACACACTGGCAATgcaaaaaatattatttccaTTCCCGGCTTGAGGTTAAATTATTGCAAGGTGATTTTAGTTTGTTCTTCGCTAACTTCCTCAGATGTATTACCTTCGAGACTGATGTGCATAGCCGTATCTTCAAAACAGCCTTCATTGTGCATTGAACTTTGTCTGCGTCTTCCGTCACGAAATATCATCGTTCTAACGTTTATAAAGGCTGCAGACTATTCAACTACAAGTAACAAGCTAAATTCACTTTCCTGTAATCACACGCATGAACACAAGAAAGAAGGTAACAATAACATAATAATGAGTTTCCTCGTTAATACCTAAAATTTTGGttgattgatatttgataagcATACGTACCTGTAGGATGGCGAGCTGACAATCCGCTACTGATCCAGCCGGCCGACTGACTACCGGTTACTGACACGATTGATTGCCATGGCTACCAAGCTATCAAGTCGAGAGTGCGCTTACAATATAATTACCGGTAGCTGATAAAACTATGATCCATAGATATAActtttttgaaaacattttgagTCACTAGTTTTGTAGATGACCCCTCAGACACCTCGGTTGTCGGCTTAGGattttgatatcaatattttccgTTTAACGTCGACAACGGAGAACTTTAGGAGATTCCACCGACACAAACAGAGCTGCTAAATGAGCAGCTCATTACATCTCTATCgcaaaataatgacaaaaacTCCATATTACAGCATGAAAGATCACATTGTATTTCATTTGGTAAGTATTTACAGTACAATTCAAATAAAGTCAAGTGAAATaaagcggaacctcgttacaacgaactcggatacaacgattcatcggattcactgtatattcattttaaattcTATGTGTACTATGTCCATGCATCCTAAAAAATATTGAACGTCTAGAATGAAGAAAAAGTGATTCTCGCTGATTATTTAACGGGAAAAAAAGCTTTCCATTGAAACAACAGCGTCATAAACGTCATGAATTCctttaaaattaaattcatttatgaaCAGATACAGAAAGAGGACAACTACATGTAAAACACAATAACCATACATTATCGTACACACTAAACTTGATTTATATGtgatatcttttttttaaaagacgcttaggctaaaaaaaaatgataccttgtttctccgctctgctgagctcaaatgttgacccggcc carries:
- the LOC141901190 gene encoding protein SSUH2 homolog — translated: MAVLRAQSTSWRHRSLFHQDSFQSDIDVFVTLEGQPVPAVGGYGGPPEIGGPPTSGSAYSPSNENKKFENGLAIGRSQRKKCFSERPGDNCIAWQPNMGGKLPDKDIEGPPPRLPQFDGYQLAGFDQLKFTAPPDAMSAPLGPQPADVHFSGRALSSDECKKAMEQFVAENVCFGRAAKDMVIEDIRPSTALLHLSLETFAECRKATYKFEAYTGGAIDGPDNGPAPGPWEIVINPDSFYKDHTKEIRVPHTERSVLCHRCQGCGFLRCRTCFGKGHVNCSKCHGRVPFISTQGEFKQCDHCAGTSAERCKPCHGDGRSQCASCQGYRHLKIYVQIVVTFTNHVSDFIPKTYHAGIPENLVKSVSSATIYEQDLPQVWPIVTYPVDSINNNSTRLVESHRVAFPNERILRQRQRLCGVPVTECAYRLKEKHMRYWVYGSEQKVHCPDYPQKCCRGCITCIII
- the LOC141901191 gene encoding uncharacterized protein LOC141901191, giving the protein MGAWNPSIGGEIPSARTDLPDSIKLPVYKGYPFLELNKEILLPFESTHEVVSTPTNHPYPHQFERVGCKKESDCREAISKYLEKKCVHGKRFGDMMTITKIQPTTVLHYGVESFAETRSVMLKIEPNTKQTQVPQTEPKLLDDPWSIDCIPEKMFHTHSKHRRIVESVQSLVYNV